In Oncorhynchus clarkii lewisi isolate Uvic-CL-2024 chromosome 24, UVic_Ocla_1.0, whole genome shotgun sequence, one DNA window encodes the following:
- the LOC139382878 gene encoding nuclear mitotic apparatus protein 1 encodes MLRFVLDNENSLYLSENLEKYLRKKPLFSFNSDISSTSSSSLFNDEESPVFRRRKKIGSVQFLDLQTVASSSVSSPLQDVMNTPQFQLKKLQRQLRQERDMRDELEKDLTTSATTLTQRESQICQLQHRIEKLLREQAEQEQEPRDELQELHSKNEGLRTRLHEVLKECQALKTNSSQMERKVDNLTEENGTLSAQMREVIARLASAEAEVDRLTEAQDSAQGEWSSRHCHLQAELNRATAQKECLNEQMLILQSKISSLEDELSKAKMQEKGEVMGPILEWEQLKQELADATLRHAECECTIARLKGEKEQAATLHAQERASLQAESQRLQVLVTELQEALSALRADREALELASKEERESLTAQLHTLTAEVASLTQTVQQREQEVKALGEEVQQECIQRGELNLAMERQERKAREEIQELTSHVDTMGDSLRRAEEEVQVREKQLTKQQQESALQREVLQEEMAASEKALKELKEQEEAVREEATRLHQEITAHATDLCSLRQEHTALQEQLARQQEEISLEKEAQSEAHREKEAVREELSRLQEEVRSLGEQMAQLEEAQREKECLLLQSTENIETLQTERATASSLAEAKDLELSSLREEVRAREEQLAMQQEEYRLQQEELREELAAQENEINNMRERLAGLMDQISLLKELCQEGKNMEALREEHTAQLEQLRIVKEQVEEVQERNEETSAALREKESSLREKEESLRRLEEELQSTTSLASQRRQEELTSLKEEVISQQEEVERRRAAEALSVEEARQLAGEQESKRMELEESVSALQQQLDSAIQDNDRKRQKCERLEQDLEHRGTLVEELRQQEDSARLEATRLRQEISTHVSHLEVVQRGKEELARQQEELRGEVSLHQQRASVLQQSLEVQEVAMRVLKEQTESTREEATVKMEALQAQLEVVSSLAAAKDLQLSTLREEATTLQEQLAKREQEISLQKEVLQEAHMEKESVEVLREELARQQEELREELIRQQQRAQSLEQSLEEQQEALKELTVKEERAREEATLKMVALQAAKDLELSTLRQEATQLRQEISTHVSCLEEVQRGKEEQEGNTREETTVKMEALQAQLEVVSSLAAAKDLQLSTLRDEASLLCQENAKRAADLKDVQSEKIRMESMLSEEHRALQEELAKEQEELRGEVSLHQQRAAELQQSLEEKQEALRELKEQLVQQQEDSSLQKVLQEAQAAALQEEAVDALRGEVTLHQQRAAELQQSLEHQEAALREQEAKSTEEATLKMEALQAAKDLQLSTLTEKATTLQQQLAKREQEISLQKEVLQETHMEKESVEVLREELARQQEELRAELIRQQQRAQSLEQSLEEQQEALKELTVKEERAREEATLKMVALQAAKDLELSTLRQEATQLRQEISTHVSRLEEVQRGKEELREQEGNAREEATVKMEALQAQLEVVSSLAAAKDLQLSTLREEATTLQEQLAKREQEISLQKEVLQEAHMEKESVEVLREELARQQEELRELTAKEERAREEATLKMVALQAAKDLELSTLRQEATQLRQEISTYVSRLEEVQSEGPLREEHTALQVQLAKQQEENCLQKGLLQEVQATVLQEREAKETLRGEVSLHQQSLEHQEAVLREDLARQKEEGQAAGQVEKELMEQFSVLQQEKGALLTRALQAEQNQSELEGSMAELRAQAESTESGQRQQLDALLLEKERLTEGNQVLEIKCSAAQRLEVVLQEELALLREQMEGTEWEKQVRDLRKQLAANTEVVEHYKTQVEKAKSHYSGKKQQLVESQEQVTELQRSLEVREHEVNAVTTEMKLLQKELEKARSKEKSLGSKINTLEAQLAFADRHLREQSQVRPERGPGRIEKMRGGRESVYLKVPQSQTHQEISGDSLDLSLDDSLNTTTRPMEPDESSTPLVRSSERVAAKRRALGGDSLETLYFTPMNTRQINRTSTERRLESSITSLGELALDSARKRPPTSSARRRRTTQVINITMSKTTPGRRGAGGDSDNETFYSLASVHSHPNITGRTHTARPVSMEIFHTPGKPAVALSDQLLSLPGYRRSTVHVAAPQSTGQFCVGAENEPEHAADDWLRIAELQARNQSCLPHLKSSYPLESRPSLGPSFEFTDDDLRMGDPTETIRRASVMPGQIQESLSSHRLSLHPGPADSTTATRPAYDSHRLSLMPPKPKASSTLNNQNTHNLRGSNLSLKRSAKDQEPDTPEAKRMATSCFPRPLTPKGGRFSSSNNRQPLSPAERRQSMVFSIDNTPRKAASKSGFLQRGMSKIRSSTRKSPGNKSSRVPRSGDGKSPRSGAGSVKSPQPAGKAQRKSPRTNSSKSPKNPTSARKEPEVLVGKPIHLSR; translated from the exons ATGCTCCGCTTTGTTTTGGACAATGAGAATAGCCTCTACTTGAGTGAGAACTTGGAGAAATATCTAAGGAAGAAGC ccctGTTTAGTTTCAACAGTGACATCTCCAGtacctcctcatcctccttgtTCAACGATGAGGAGTCCCCGGTTTTCCGGCGCAGAAAGAAGATCGGTTCAGTTCAGTTTCTGGACCTACAAACTGTTGCGTCCTCGTCTGTCAG TTCTCCCCTGCAGGATGTGATGAACACTCCTCAGTTCCAGCTGAAGAAGCTGCAGAGGCAGCTGCgtcaggagagagacatgagggaTGAGCTGGAGAAAGACCTGACCACCAGCGCCACCACCCTCACCCAGAGAG AGAGTCAGATCTGTCAGTTGCAGCACCGTATTGAGAAGCTGCTGAGGGAACAGGCTGAGCAGGAGCAGGAGCCCCGGGATGAGCTACAAGAACTGCACAGCAAGAACGAGgg GCTGCGCACCCGTCTCCATGAGGTGCTGAAGGAGTGCCAGGCGTTAAAGACTAACTCCTCTCAGATGGAGCGGAAGGTGGATAACCTGACAGAGGAGAATGGCACCCTTTCTGCCCAG ATGCGTGAAGTGATTGCTCGGTTGGCGAGTGCTGAGGCTGAGGTGGACAGGCTGACTGAGGCCCAGGACTCTGCTCAGGGGGAGTGGAGCAGCAGACACTGCCACCTTCAGGCTGAACTCAACCGGGCCACTGCTCAGAAG GAGTGTCTGAATGAACAGATGCTGATCCTGCAGAGCAAGATCTCCTCTCTAGAGGACGAGCTGAGTAAAGCCAAAATGCAGGAAAAAGGAGAGGTTATGGGCCCTATCTTGGAG TGGGAGCAGCTGAAACAGGAGCTGGCTGATGCCACCCTCAGGCACGCAGAGTGTGAGTGCACCATCGCCCGtctgaagggggagaaggagcAGGCTGCCACCCTGCATGCCCAGGAGAGGGCCTCTCTacaggcagagagccagagactgCAGGTCCTGGTGACTGAACTCCAGGAAGCCCTGAGTGCTCTGCGGGCTGACAGAGAGGCTCTGGAGCTGGCCTCCAAGGAGGAGAGGGAGTCCCTGACTGCCCAGCTCCACACCCTGACTGCTGAGGTGGCCAGCCTTACCCAGACTGTACAACAAAGGGAGCAGGAGGTGAAGGCGCTGGGGGAGGAGGTGCAGCAGGAGTGCATTCAGAGAGGGGAGCTGAACCTGGCTATGGAGCGGCAGGAGAGGAAGGCCAGAGAGGAGATCCAGGAGCTGACCAGCCACGTGGACACCATGGGTGACTCTCTGAGGAGGGCTGAGGAGGAGGTGCAGGTCAGGGAGAAGCAGCTTAccaagcagcagcaggagagcgCTCTACAGAGGGAGGTCCTACAGGAGGAGATGGCTGCATCTGAGAAGGCGTTAAAAGAGctgaaggagcaggaggaggccGTTAGAGAGGAGGCCACTCGACTGCACCAGGAGATAACTGCACATGCTACGGATCTCTGCAGCCTGAGGCAGGAGCACACTGCTCTGCAGGAACAATTGGCTAGGCAGCAAGAGGAGATCTCCCTAGAAAAGGAGGCGCAGTCCGAAGCCCACAGGGAGAAGGAAGCGGTGAGGGAGGAGCTCTCTCGACtccaggaggaggtgaggagcctGGGGGAACAGATGGCCCAGCTGGAGGAGGCTCAGAGGGAGAAGGAGTGTCTCCTCCTCCAGTCCACAGAGAACATAGAGaccctccagacagagagagccacTGCCTCATCCCTCGCTGAAGCCAAAGACCTGGAGCTCAGCAGcctgagagaggaggtgagggccagGGAGGAGCAGCTAGCCATGCAACAAGAGGAGTACCGCTTACAGCAGGAGGAGCTACGGGAGGAGCTTGCCGCTCAGGAGAATGAAATCAATAACATGAGAGAGCGGCTCGCTGGCCTGATGGACCAGATCTCTCTGCTGAAGGAGTTGTGTCAGGAGGGCAAAAACATGGAAGCCCTGAGAGAAGAGCACACTGCCCAGCTGGAGCAGCTGCGGATAGTGAAGGAGCAGGTCGAAGAGGtccaggagaggaatgaggagaccTCGGCAGCTCTCAGGGAGAAGGAGTCGTCTctcagggagaaggaggagagccTCCGGAGGCTGGAGGAGGAGCTACAGTCCACCACCTCTCTTGCCTCCCAGAGACGACAGGAAGAACTGACCTCACTCAAGGAGGAAGTCATCTCGcagcaggaggaggtggagaggaggcgTGCCGCGGAGGCCCTGTCAGTTGAGGAGGCGAGGCAGTTGGCTGGGGAACAGGAGTCTAAACGTATGGAACTGGAGGAGAGCGTGTCAGCCCTACAGCAGCAGCTGGACTCAGCCATCCAGGACAATGATAGGAAGAGACAGAAGTGTGAGAGGCTGGAGCAGGACCTGGAGCACAGAGGAACACTGGTGGAAGAGCTGAGGCAGCAGGAGGATAGCGCCAGACTGGAGGCCACTCGACTCCGCCAGGAGATCTCTACACATGTCAGCCATCTGGAGGTCGtgcagagggggaaggaggagctaGCCAGGCAGCAGGAGGAACTGAGAGGGGAGGTGTCCCTTCATCAGCAGAGAGCTTCAGTGCTCCAGCAGAGCCTGGAGGTGCAGGAGGTTGCTATGAGAGTGTTAAAGGAGCAGACTGAGAGCACCAGAGAGGAGGCCACTGTGAAGATGGAGGCCCTACAGGCTCAGCTGGAGGTAGTGTCGTCTCTGGCTGCAGCTAAAGACCTGCAGCTCAGCACTCTGAGAGAGGAGGCCACTACCTTACAGGAGCAGCTAGCTAAGAGAGAGCAGGAGATCTCCCTTCAGAAGGAGGTGCTGCAGGAGGCCCACATGGAGAAGGAGTCAGTGGAGGTACTGAGAGAGGAGCTGGCCAGGCAACAGGAGGAGCTGAGAGAGGAGTTAATCCGCCAGCAGCAGAGAGCTCAGTCCTTAGAACAGAGCCTGGAGGAGCAGCAGGAGGCCCTGAAAGAGCTGACCGTGAAggaggagagagccagagaggaggCCACTCTGAAGATGGTGGCCCTCCAAGCAGCTAAGGACTTGGAGCTCAGCACCCTGAGACAGGAGGCTACACAACTCCGCCAGGAGATCTCCACACATGTCAGCTGTCTGGAGGAGGtgcagagggggaaggaggagcaggagggaaACACAAGAGAAGAGACAACTGTGAAGATGGAGGCCCTACAGGCTCAGCTGGAGGTAGTGTCGTCTCTGGCTGCTGCTAAAGACCTGCAGCTCAGCACTCTGAGAGATGAAGCCTCTCTACTCTGCCAGGAGAACGCCAAACGGGCAGCTGATCTAAAGGACGTGCAGTCAGAGAAGATTCGGATGGAGAGCATGTTGAGCGAGGAGCACAGAGCCTTACAGGAGGAGCTGGCCAAGGAGCAGGAGGAGCTGAGGGGAGAGGTGTCCCTCCACCAGCAGAGAGCTGCAGAGCTCCAGCAGAGTCTGGAGGAGAAGCAGGAGGCCCTTAGAGAGCTGAAGGAGCAGCTTGTCCAGCAGCAGGAGGACAGCTCCCTACAGAAGGTCTTGCAGGAGGCCCAGGCTGCAGCCCTCCAGGAGGAGGCGGTAGACGCTCTGAGAGGGGAGGTGACCCTCCACCAGCAGAGAGCTGCAGAGCTCCAGCAGAGCCTGGAGCACCAGGAGGCTGCCCTGAGGGAGCAGGAGGCGAAGAGCACAGAGGAGGCCACTCTGAAGATGGAGGCCCTCCAAGCAGCTAAAGACCTGCAGCTCAGCACTCTGACAGAGAAGGCCACTACCTTACAGCAGCAGCTAGCTAAGAGGGAGCAGGAGATCTCCCTTCAGAAGGAGGTGCTGCAGGAGACCCACATGGAGAAGGAGTCAGTGGAGGTACTGAGAGAGGAGCTGGCCAGGCAACAGGAGGAGCTGAGAGCGGAGTTAATCCGCCAGCAGCAGAGAGCTCAGTCCTTAGAACAGAGCCTGGAGGAGCAGCAAGAGGCCCTGAAAGAGCTGACCGTGAAggaggagagagccagagaggaggCCACTCTGAAGATGGTGGCCCTCCAAGCAGCTAAGGACTTGGAGCTCAGCACCCTGAGACAGGAGGCTACACAACTCCGCCAGGAGATCTCCACACATGTCAGCCGTCTGGAGGAGGtgcagagggggaaggaggagctgAGGGAGCAGGAGGGAAACGCAAGAGAGGAGGCCACTGTGAAGATGGAGGCCCTACAGGCTCAGCTGGAGGTAGTGTCGTCTCTGGCTGCAGCTAAAGACCTGCAGCTCAGCACTCTGAGAGAGGAGGCCACTACCTTACAGGAGCAGCTAGCTAAGAGAGAGCAGGAGATCTCCCTTCAGAAGGAGGTGCTGCAGGAGGCCCACATGGAGAAGGAGTCAGTGGAGGTACTGAGAGAGGAGCTGGCCAGGCAACAGGAGGAGCTGAGAGAGCTGACCGCGAAggaggagagagccagagaggaggCCACTCTGAAGATGGTGGCCCTCCAAGCAGCTAAGGACTTGGAGCTCAGCACCCTGAGACAGGAGGCTACACAACTCCGCCAGGAGATCTCCACATATGTCAGCCGTCTGGAGGAGGTGCAGAGCGAGGGCCCCCTGAGAGAGGAGCACACTGCCTTACAGGTGCAGCTGGCCAAGCAGCAGGAGGAAAACTGCCTACAGAAGGGACTGCTACAGGAGGTGCAGGCCACAGTCCTCCAGGAGAGGGAGGCCAAGGAGACACTGAGAGGGGAGGTGTCCCTCCACCAGCAGAGCCTGGAGCACCAGGAGGCTGTCCTGAGGGAGGATCTAGCCAGGCAGAAGGAGGAAGGGCAGGCAGCAGGCCAGGTGGAGAAGGAGTTGATGGAGCAGTTCTCTGTGCTCCAGCAAGAGAAGGGGGCTCTGTTAACCCGGGCCCTCCAGGCAGAGCAGAACCAGAGCGAGCTGGAAGGGAGCATGGCTGAGCTGCGAGCCCAGGCAGAGAGCACAGAAAGTGGCCAGAGACAACAGCTGGATGCCCTGCTCCTGGAGAAGGAGAGGCTGACTGAGGGTAACCAGGTCCTGGAGATTAAATGTAGTGCCGCCCAGAGGCTGGAGGTTGTACTGCAGGAGGAACTGGCCTTGCTGAGAGAACAGATGGAGGGAACAGAGTGGGAGAAGCAGGTCAGAGATCTACGGAAACAACTTGCTGCCAACACTGAGGTAGTGGAACACTACAAAACACAG GTTGAGAAAGCCAAGAGCCACTACTCGGGGAAGAAGCAGCAGCTTGTGGAGTCTCAGGAGCAGGTGACGGAGCTGCAGCGCAGCCTAGAGGTCAGAGAGCATGAGGTCAACGCTGTTACCACAGAGATGAAGCTGCTGCAGAAGGAGCTGGAGAAGGCCAGGAGCAAAGAGAAGAGCCTCGGTTCCAAGATCAACACTCTGGAAGCACAG CTTGCGTTTGCTGATCGTCACCTTCGGGAGCAGAGCCAGGTTCGACCTGAGAGGGGACCAGGCAGGATTGAGAAgatgagagggggtagagagagtgtcTACCTGAAAGTCCCCCAGAGCCAGACTCACCAGGAGATCAGCGGCGACAGCCTGGACCTGAGCCTGGACGACTCCCTCAACACTACCAC GAGGCCAATGGAGCCTGACGAGTCCAGTACTCCCCTGGTGCGTAGCTCGGAGCGCGTAGCTGCTAAACGGCGTGCTCTGGGAGGGGATTCACTGGAGACCCTCTACTTCACCCCCATGAATACCCGTCAGATCAACAG GACCAGTACTGAGCGCCGGCTGGAGAGCAGCATCACATCTCTGGGAGAGCTGGCTCTGGACTCAGCCAGGAAGAGACCACCCACCTCCTCAGCTAGACGCCGAAGGACCACCCAGGTCATCAACATCACCATGAGCAAG acGACTCCTGGTCGCAGAGGAGCAGGAGGGGATAGTGACAACGAGACGTTCTACAGCCTGGCCTCCGTCCACTCCCATCCCAACATCACTGGAAGAACACACACTGCACGACCTGTCTCCATGGAGATCTTCCACACACCCGGAAAACCTGCCGTTGCGTTGAGCGATCAGCTCCTCAGTCTCCCTGGATACCGTCGCAGCACCGTCCACGTTGCAGCTCCACAGA GTACGGGCCAGTTCTGTGTGGGGGCAGAGAATGAGCCTGAGCATGCTGCTGATGACTGGCTACGCATCGCTGAGCTGCAGGCCAGAAACCAGTCCTGTCTGCCTCACCTAAAGAGCAGCTATCCTCTGGAGTCCAGG CCCAGCCTGGGACCGTCCTTTGAGTTCACTGACGATGACCTGCGCATGGGCGACCCCACGGAGACCATCCGTAGAGCCTCTGTGATGCCCGGACAGATTCAGGAGTCTCTGTCATCCCACCGGCTCTCACTCCACCCGGGACCGGCCGACAGCACCACGGCCACCAGGCCAGCCTACGACTCTCACCGCCTCTCACTGATGCCCCCCAAACCTAAAGCCAGCAGCACCCTGAACAACCAGAACACGCACAACCTCAGGGGGAGCAACCTGTCACTCAAACGCTCAGCCAAAGACCAGGAACCAGACACACCtgag GCTAAGAGGATGGCAACCAGCTGTTTCCCGCGCCCTCTTACCCCTAAAGGAGGTCGTTTCAGCTCATCCAACAACCGCCAGCCTCTTAGCCCT GCTGAGCGGAGACAGTCCATGGTGTTCTCCATTGACAACACGCCTCGTAAGGCAGCTTCCAAGAGCGGCTTCCTACAGAGAGGCATGAGTAAGATTCGCAGCTCCACCCGTAAATCCCCAGGGAACAAAAGCTCCCGTGTCCCGCGGTCCGGAGATGGGAAGTCTCCCCGCAGTGGAGCCGGGAGTGTGAAGTCCCCTCAGCCGGCAGGGAAGGCACAGAGGAAGTCCCCACGGACCAACAGCAGCAAGTCTCCAAAGAACCCCACCAGCGCACGCAAG GAACCTGAGGTGTTGGTTGGAAAGCCCATTCATCTGAGCAG atga
- the LOC139382648 gene encoding nuclear mitotic apparatus protein 1-like, with protein MVLHLDKEHALLEWVNHLNVDVPVRRINDLQDGVLLLKLVYKLRKEEPGKSYLDQPVQERLKVVSDFLQGDCRCSTERGALISWDNICNGLNLEVELSKVLVLLYYHSVINNHVDLNQLEYKFEVGGSLCS; from the exons ATGGTGCTTCACCTTGATAAAGAGCATGCACTGTTGGAATGG GTTAACCACCTGAATGTGGACGTCCCGGTGCGGCGCATCAACGATTTACAGGATGGCGTTTTGTTGTTGAAGCTCGTCTATAAACT GAGAAAGGAAGAGCCCGGTAAGTCCTATTTGGACCAGCCTGTCCAGGAGAGGCTGAAAGTGGTCTCTGACTTCCTGCAAG GTGACTGTAGGTGCAGCACAGAACGGGGAGCTCTCATCTCTTGGGACAACATCTGCAATGGCCTAAACCTGGAGGTGGAGTTATCCAAG GTGCTTGTGCTCCTGTACTACCATAGTGTGATCAACAACCATGTTGACCTGAACCAACTGGAATACAAGTTTGAGGTAGGAGGGTCCTTGTGCTCTTAG
- the LOC139383028 gene encoding leucine-rich repeat-containing protein 51, which translates to MYGAPVDLSFKCLSSMTDALTEEPNQGLRPLKRNAEKKFCSRSLRLNNNIITDLSGFNDMVSAFLSEPSQLAWVDLSFNDISHIDPVLVELKELRVLYLHGNSICNLSEVDKLGALPFLHTLTLHGNTMENEGSNRGYVIAALPHLKKLDFSAVTRQERIMAQVWHRPGNLGKNTRKNQDN; encoded by the exons ATGTATGGCGCTCCTGTGGATTTATCATTCAAATGCCTCAGCTCAATGACAG ACGCTCTGACGGAGGAGCCAAATCAGGGCTTGCGGCCACTGAAGCGAAATGCAGAGAAGAAGTTCTGCAGCCGCTCGCTGCGtctcaacaacaacatcatcacagACTTGAGTGGCTTCAATGATATGGTCTCAGCCTTCCTCTCAGAGCCCTCACAGCTCGCCTGGGTCGACCTGTCCTTCAACGACATCTCACACATAGACCCA GTCCTGGTGGAGCTGAAGGAACTGCGGGTGTTGTATCTCCATGGTAACAGCATCTGTAACCTTTCAGAGGTGGATAAGCTGGGCGCCCTGCCCTTCCTACATACACTCACCCTGCACGGCAACACCATGGAGAATGAGGGGagcaacag ggggtatGTGATTGCGGCTCTGCCTCACTTGAAGAAGTTGGACTTCAGTGCTGTTACACGGCAGGAGCGAATCATGGCCCAAGTCTGGCATCGCCCTGGGAACCTTGGCAAAAACACCAGGAAGAACCAGGACAACTGA